One Terriglobia bacterium genomic region harbors:
- a CDS encoding ornithine cyclodeaminase family protein, whose amino-acid sequence MRTRTTVLLSRQETADLLSLEECIAAVERAFKWHGEGRARPPGILSVPSGEGAFHIKAGLLEISGKKYFAAKTNGNFFRNSQRFDLPNIVGTIVLCDGENGHPLAIMDSIEITIQRTGAATAVAAKHLSRHPSRVAVICGCGNQGRVQLRAISKVRSIERAFAYDSDKATADRFCTDMSRELGFDVMPTRDLAEAVPQSDICVTCTPSTEYFLKKEYVSPGTFVAAVGADSEHKQELDPALMSSAKIVADVLEQSATIGDLHHAIEGGWVTRASVHAELGEIVAGKKPGRTADDEIIIFDSTGMALQDVAAAAAIYDKAVARGRGTRFDFST is encoded by the coding sequence ATGAGGACCCGGACCACAGTGCTGCTCAGCCGGCAGGAGACGGCCGATCTTCTCTCTTTGGAGGAGTGCATTGCCGCCGTCGAGCGGGCCTTCAAATGGCACGGCGAGGGGCGGGCCCGGCCTCCGGGAATTCTGAGCGTTCCTTCCGGGGAAGGCGCCTTCCATATCAAGGCCGGGCTGCTCGAGATTTCGGGGAAGAAGTATTTCGCGGCTAAAACGAATGGGAACTTCTTTCGAAATAGCCAACGCTTTGACTTGCCCAATATCGTTGGAACGATCGTCCTCTGCGACGGTGAAAACGGCCACCCGCTGGCGATCATGGATTCCATCGAAATCACCATTCAACGAACCGGGGCAGCCACGGCCGTCGCCGCAAAACATCTTTCCCGCCACCCATCCAGGGTCGCCGTCATTTGCGGTTGCGGAAATCAGGGACGGGTTCAACTTCGCGCCATCTCCAAGGTGCGGTCAATCGAAAGGGCTTTTGCCTATGATTCGGACAAAGCTACGGCAGACCGGTTTTGCACGGACATGTCCCGGGAGCTGGGGTTTGACGTCATGCCGACCCGAGATCTGGCAGAAGCCGTTCCCCAGAGCGATATCTGTGTCACCTGCACGCCGTCAACAGAGTACTTCTTGAAAAAGGAATATGTGTCGCCGGGCACTTTTGTCGCCGCCGTGGGCGCTGACAGCGAACACAAACAGGAACTTGATCCGGCGCTCATGAGCTCCGCAAAAATCGTGGCCGATGTTTTGGAACAGTCTGCCACGATTGGGGACCTCCATCATGCCATCGAAGGCGGATGGGTCACCCGGGCGAGCGTCCATGCGGAGTTGGGGGAGATTGTCGCCGGGAAGAAGCCAGGCCGCACTGCCGACGACGAGATCATCATTTTTGACAGCACGGGAATGGCGCTGCAGGATGTTGCGGCGGCCGCCGCAATTTATGATAAAGCTGTTGCCCGGGGCCGAGGAACGCGGTTCGACTTCTCGACCTAG
- a CDS encoding chromate transporter, with the protein MTELINPKNREASQEAPLHSFLFYFLRLGALGFGGPIALVGYMQRDLVEGRRWISRDDFLEGLALAQLAPGPLAAQLAIYLGYLRAGFWGATLVGFAFILPSFLMVLGLSAAYVRYGGLPWMQALFYGIGAAVIGIITRSAAKLIKSSLGSDPLLWIIFSVLAVSTAVTGKEIIWLFLLGGLIPLFIRIFRERTAGRSLPRLTLVLTVGALPLTNRFFEIFLYFSKAGLFVFGSGLAIVPFLYGGVVQQHHWLNDRQFIDAVAVAMITPGPVVITVAFIGYLVGGLAGATAAALGVFLPVYLVVVILGPYYKAISKDPRVSAFAKGVTAAAVGAIAGAVVVLARRSLHDLPTVAIGVGTLILLLRWKIPEPLIILAAALLGLALYRG; encoded by the coding sequence ATGACCGAATTGATCAATCCCAAGAATCGTGAGGCCTCCCAAGAAGCCCCGCTCCATTCCTTCCTGTTTTATTTTCTTCGCCTGGGCGCCCTGGGATTCGGCGGGCCCATTGCGCTGGTCGGCTACATGCAACGCGACCTGGTCGAAGGGCGGCGATGGATTTCCAGGGACGACTTTCTCGAAGGATTGGCCCTTGCCCAGCTGGCGCCCGGCCCTTTGGCCGCCCAGCTCGCAATCTATCTGGGATACCTCCGCGCCGGATTCTGGGGCGCGACGCTGGTTGGATTTGCGTTCATTCTGCCTTCATTCCTGATGGTGCTCGGGCTGTCGGCGGCCTACGTCCGCTATGGCGGTCTGCCCTGGATGCAGGCCTTGTTTTACGGGATCGGCGCCGCGGTGATTGGGATTATCACCCGGTCAGCAGCAAAGCTGATCAAGTCCAGCCTGGGAAGTGACCCGCTGTTGTGGATCATCTTCAGTGTCCTTGCGGTCTCGACGGCCGTCACGGGAAAGGAAATCATCTGGCTGTTCCTGTTGGGGGGATTGATTCCCCTGTTTATCCGAATATTCAGGGAACGCACCGCAGGACGGTCTCTTCCCAGACTCACCCTGGTGCTGACCGTTGGCGCGTTACCACTCACCAACCGGTTCTTCGAGATCTTTTTGTACTTTTCAAAAGCCGGGCTCTTTGTGTTTGGGAGCGGACTGGCAATTGTCCCGTTTCTTTATGGGGGGGTGGTTCAACAGCACCACTGGCTTAATGATCGACAATTTATTGATGCCGTGGCCGTGGCCATGATCACCCCTGGACCGGTTGTCATTACGGTCGCCTTTATCGGCTACCTGGTCGGCGGTCTGGCAGGCGCCACCGCGGCGGCGCTAGGCGTCTTCCTGCCAGTTTATCTCGTGGTGGTGATCCTGGGACCCTACTACAAGGCCATCTCCAAAGACCCCCGCGTCTCTGCCTTCGCAAAGGGGGTTACGGCCGCCGCGGTCGGGGCGATTGCCGGGGCGGTCGTTGTTCTCGCCCGCCGTTCCCTCCATGACCTCCCTACCGTCGCCATCGGTGTCGGGACCCTGATTCTTTTACTGCGTTGGAAAATCCCGGAACCGTTGATCATCCTCGCCGCTGCTCTGCTGGGCCTCGCACTTTATCGGGGATAA
- a CDS encoding insulinase family protein — translation MRKAVRSLFVLLTLALVASSIPSLAQAPTKPPAKAAPTSKGVKVDFKDLKLTNGLRVLIAEDHTAPVISLAVTYNTGSRNERQGRTGFAHLFEHMMFKGSENVGTGEHMLLVFNNGGNLNGSTNEDRTNYFEELPANQLDLALFLEADRMRSLPTAITKDNLDNQRNAVQEERRLGVDNQPYGKTEEKFQETMYDNFAYKHSVIGSMEDLNAASVDDVIDFFHVYYAPNNAVLALVGDFKTDEALAKIKKYFETIPSHAAPPPVDSTEPEQTAERRFSMEDQLARLPQLSIGYKGFVGNTPDFYAMQVLNQALASGQSSRLYQILVKDKELVANIFGFVREMRGPGYYQLTATLKPTTKFEDVEAVINEQIVKLQQEPIADWELQKAKNSARRFSVQALQSTLGVAIRLSQYGVYYNDPGLINSQFEKVDAVTKADVQRVANKYLKVTNRTVAQTVPKPKAAGSPAGMGR, via the coding sequence ATGAGAAAAGCAGTCCGCTCCTTGTTCGTGCTGCTCACCCTGGCGCTGGTTGCGTCGAGCATTCCGTCACTGGCTCAAGCTCCGACAAAACCTCCAGCCAAGGCCGCACCCACGAGCAAAGGAGTCAAGGTTGATTTCAAAGACTTGAAACTCACTAATGGCTTGCGCGTCTTGATCGCGGAGGACCATACCGCCCCGGTCATTTCGTTGGCGGTGACCTACAACACGGGTTCGCGCAACGAGCGCCAGGGCCGCACCGGCTTTGCGCATCTTTTTGAGCACATGATGTTCAAAGGGTCCGAGAATGTCGGAACCGGCGAGCACATGCTTCTCGTGTTCAACAACGGCGGCAATCTGAACGGTTCCACCAATGAGGATCGCACCAATTATTTTGAGGAACTGCCGGCCAACCAGCTCGACCTGGCGCTCTTCCTCGAGGCCGACCGGATGCGTTCGCTCCCCACGGCCATCACCAAGGACAACCTCGACAACCAGCGCAATGCCGTGCAGGAAGAGCGCCGGCTGGGGGTCGACAACCAGCCCTACGGCAAGACCGAGGAAAAATTCCAGGAGACCATGTACGACAACTTCGCCTACAAGCACTCCGTCATCGGCTCCATGGAAGACCTCAACGCCGCGAGCGTGGATGATGTCATCGACTTCTTCCATGTCTATTATGCCCCCAATAACGCCGTCCTGGCGCTGGTGGGAGACTTCAAGACCGACGAGGCCCTGGCCAAGATCAAGAAGTATTTTGAAACCATCCCCTCCCATGCCGCTCCGCCCCCGGTCGATTCCACGGAGCCGGAACAGACGGCGGAACGCCGTTTCTCCATGGAGGATCAGCTGGCACGACTCCCGCAGCTCTCCATCGGCTACAAAGGGTTCGTCGGCAACACCCCGGATTTTTATGCTATGCAGGTGCTGAACCAGGCCCTCGCCAGTGGCCAGAGCTCACGGCTTTATCAAATTCTCGTCAAGGACAAAGAACTGGTCGCGAACATCTTCGGATTTGTGCGAGAGATGCGCGGACCCGGTTACTACCAACTCACCGCGACCCTGAAGCCCACCACGAAGTTCGAGGATGTGGAAGCCGTCATCAATGAACAGATCGTGAAGTTACAGCAGGAACCCATCGCGGATTGGGAGCTCCAGAAAGCCAAGAACTCGGCGCGTCGTTTCTCCGTCCAGGCGCTTCAAAGTACGCTCGGCGTCGCCATCCGTCTCAGCCAGTACGGGGTCTATTACAACGATCCGGGCCTGATCAATTCCCAGTTTGAAAAAGTCGATGCGGTGACCAAAGCGGACGTGCAGCGAGTGGCCAACAAGTATTTGAAGGTAACCAATCGAACCGTCGCCCAAACCGTACCCAAACCCAAAGCCGCCGGCTCGCCGGCCGGCATGGGACGCTAA